Proteins found in one Seonamhaeicola sp. S2-3 genomic segment:
- a CDS encoding T9SS type A sorting domain-containing protein: MKNNYVNYLVAFFVLLSYQTFSQVDVTFKVDMSAETVSADGVHVVGSINGWNTTSNPLTQEGSTSIYSATIQVNPGWHEFKYLNGNAWGTEETANLPCAASNGNRFLYINESGEAVNLTPVPFGGCNDASTGFTTTFNIDLSSESSISENGVHMAGSLNGWSTDNLQLINHTGSIYSVELRLPTPSDYPVTYEYKYLNGNVWGTDETPDASCEYVAENNRLITVTSSGSVINDVFNACSTVLGLETVNGTNPLRLVYHKNTRSIEFLNLDTTSNITSIRVFDINGRLIKNMQQVETLSDESISFQSDTNGIYFVQITNNSSSTVQKIIVY, encoded by the coding sequence ATGAAAAATAATTACGTTAATTATTTGGTGGCTTTTTTTGTATTGCTATCATATCAGACTTTTTCACAAGTAGATGTCACCTTTAAAGTTGATATGTCTGCGGAGACAGTGAGTGCAGACGGAGTGCATGTTGTAGGATCTATAAACGGATGGAATACCACAAGCAATCCACTTACACAAGAGGGATCTACAAGTATTTATTCTGCCACGATACAAGTCAATCCTGGTTGGCATGAATTTAAATATTTAAATGGTAATGCTTGGGGAACAGAAGAAACCGCAAATTTACCATGTGCTGCGTCAAATGGTAACAGATTTCTCTATATTAACGAGTCGGGTGAAGCTGTAAATTTAACTCCAGTGCCATTTGGTGGATGTAATGACGCCTCTACAGGGTTTACTACAACATTTAATATTGATTTATCTAGTGAATCTTCCATATCCGAAAATGGAGTTCATATGGCAGGATCATTAAATGGTTGGTCTACAGATAATTTACAGCTTATTAACCATACAGGAAGTATTTACAGTGTTGAACTTAGATTACCCACTCCATCAGATTACCCAGTAACTTACGAATATAAATACCTTAATGGTAATGTTTGGGGAACAGATGAAACACCAGATGCGTCATGTGAATATGTTGCAGAAAACAACAGACTCATCACTGTAACTAGTTCGGGAAGCGTAATAAATGATGTCTTTAATGCTTGCAGTACCGTACTAGGTTTAGAGACTGTGAATGGTACAAACCCTTTACGATTAGTATACCATAAAAACACCAGATCGATTGAATTCTTAAATTTAGATACTACATCTAATATCACTTCCATACGCGTATTCGATATAAATGGCAGGCTCATTAAAAACATGCAGCAAGTAGAAACACTTTCAGACGAAAGTATAAGCTTTCAGTCGGATACAAATGGTATTTATTTTGTCCAGATTACTAATAATTCTTCGTCGACTGTTCAAAAAATTATAGTGTACTAA
- a CDS encoding glycoside hydrolase family 30 beta sandwich domain-containing protein: MMIKKFILGLTGILLASCANNVDSTKTNSNTESKTKNSEVFTPTQATLYTTAENTTLRLSNQGVSSFTEATQPLETDIAVFVNPNKSFQSFIGIGGAITDASAEVFAKLSADKQNELLNAYYSEDGINYNIIRTSIHSSDFGSKSYTYIEEGDADLNTFSIEADRKFRIPMIKRATALIGDDLIFYASPWSPPAFMKTNKNMLQGGKLLPEYNQNWANYYVKFIEAYEAEGIPVWGVTLQNEPMATQRWESCIYTAEEERDFLKNYLGPTFEKAGLGDKNIVVWDHNRDLISHRANVIFEDPEASKYAWGIGFHWYETWTGGDAKYDNLRSINESFPDKNLLFTEGCQEKFDATAYQRWSNAERYGNSMINDFNHGTVGWTDWNILLDHTGGPNHVQNFCFAPIHADTRTNELIYTPTYYYIGHFSKFIQPGAKRISTTTSRSTIESTSFQNPDGKIVTVVMNKTEAPIDYKLIVGTHEITYKILPHAIQSLIY; this comes from the coding sequence ATGATGATAAAAAAATTCATACTCGGCTTAACCGGAATCCTACTAGCTTCATGCGCTAACAACGTAGATAGTACTAAAACAAACTCAAACACAGAATCCAAAACTAAGAACAGTGAGGTTTTTACACCAACACAAGCCACACTGTATACCACGGCAGAAAACACAACATTACGATTATCCAACCAAGGAGTATCATCATTTACCGAAGCCACACAGCCATTAGAAACCGATATTGCTGTATTTGTAAATCCTAATAAAAGTTTTCAATCCTTTATTGGTATTGGTGGCGCAATCACAGATGCTTCTGCTGAAGTCTTTGCTAAATTAAGTGCTGATAAACAAAACGAATTGCTTAACGCGTATTATAGTGAAGATGGTATTAATTACAACATCATTAGAACCAGTATACACAGCAGTGATTTTGGCTCTAAAAGTTATACATACATTGAAGAAGGAGATGCCGATTTAAATACATTTTCTATTGAAGCCGATCGAAAATTTAGAATTCCTATGATAAAAAGAGCAACGGCATTAATCGGTGACGATTTAATATTTTACGCTAGTCCGTGGAGTCCTCCTGCTTTTATGAAAACCAATAAAAACATGCTTCAAGGTGGAAAATTACTACCAGAATACAATCAAAACTGGGCTAATTATTACGTGAAATTCATAGAAGCTTATGAAGCTGAAGGAATACCTGTTTGGGGAGTCACTCTTCAGAATGAACCAATGGCAACCCAACGTTGGGAATCTTGTATCTATACAGCTGAAGAAGAACGCGATTTTCTAAAAAATTATTTAGGCCCAACATTTGAAAAAGCCGGCTTAGGAGATAAAAATATTGTGGTTTGGGATCATAACAGAGATTTAATCTCACATCGTGCTAACGTTATTTTTGAAGATCCTGAAGCTTCTAAATACGCTTGGGGAATTGGATTTCACTGGTATGAAACTTGGACAGGCGGAGACGCTAAATATGACAACCTAAGGAGTATTAACGAATCCTTTCCAGATAAAAATTTATTATTTACAGAAGGATGTCAAGAAAAATTTGACGCTACAGCGTACCAAAGATGGTCTAACGCTGAACGTTACGGCAACTCTATGATTAACGATTTTAATCATGGCACAGTAGGTTGGACCGATTGGAATATACTATTAGATCATACTGGCGGACCTAACCATGTTCAAAACTTCTGTTTTGCACCAATCCATGCAGATACTAGAACTAACGAACTGATTTATACACCTACCTATTATTATATAGGTCATTTTTCAAAATTCATTCAACCTGGCGCAAAACGTATTAGCACTACTACCAGTAGAAGTACTATTGAAAGTACTTCATTTCAAAATCCTGATGGCAAAATTGTAACTGTTGTCATGAATAAAACAGAAGCACCTATTGACTATAAGCTAATCGTAGGCACACATGAAATTACATATAAAATTCTGCCCCATGCAATTCAATCTCTAATTTATTAA
- a CDS encoding glycoside hydrolase family 30 beta sandwich domain-containing protein encodes MKLILILLTFLGVAQGCDDTDNTYYPPPEQSEVGAKYYLTTPDQSNLLALQTNNIFPLTDNNNFTISVSESTTYQEMDGFGYTLTGGSAALINGMSTSAKESLLQELFGTGENSIGVNYLRISIGSSDLDATTFSYNDLPAGQTDEDLTNFSLQPDMANLIPLLKDITAINPNIKILGSPWSAPTWMKTNGSTIGGELLPQYYDTYANYFVKYIQGMAAEDITIDAITIQNEPENPYNNPSMVMTAEQQKTFIRDYLGPTFQAENIATKIILFDHNLDHPEYPISILNDAATKSYIDGSAFHLYEGKIDNMSLVHNAHPDKNVYFTEQWIQAPGDFYSDIRWHIRELIVGAPRNWSKTVLEWNLAADPNNNPHTDGGCTECLGAITIDGNTVERNPAYYIIAHASKFVPAGSVRIESNYSTEFPNVAYKTPEDNIVVIVLNNSDTQKTFNLNTPQEPITAILPAGSVGTFVW; translated from the coding sequence ATGAAATTAATTTTAATTCTTCTAACTTTTTTAGGAGTAGCACAAGGATGCGATGATACAGACAACACGTATTACCCTCCTCCAGAGCAATCAGAAGTGGGAGCAAAATACTATTTAACCACACCAGATCAGTCCAATTTATTAGCATTACAGACAAACAATATATTTCCATTAACCGATAATAACAATTTTACAATAAGTGTTTCTGAAAGTACCACCTATCAAGAAATGGATGGGTTTGGGTATACATTAACAGGAGGAAGTGCTGCGTTAATTAATGGTATGTCTACTTCTGCAAAAGAAAGCTTATTACAAGAGCTTTTTGGCACAGGTGAAAACAGTATCGGAGTCAACTATTTAAGAATTAGTATTGGATCCTCAGACTTAGATGCCACAACCTTTAGTTACAACGATTTACCTGCTGGACAAACCGATGAAGATTTAACTAACTTTTCATTGCAACCAGATATGGCTAATCTTATTCCCTTGTTAAAAGATATTACAGCCATAAATCCAAATATAAAAATTTTAGGTTCACCTTGGTCTGCTCCAACTTGGATGAAAACAAACGGCTCAACTATAGGAGGCGAACTCTTACCTCAATATTATGACACCTACGCGAACTACTTTGTAAAGTACATCCAAGGCATGGCTGCAGAAGATATTACTATTGATGCCATCACCATTCAAAACGAACCTGAGAATCCATATAACAACCCAAGTATGGTGATGACTGCAGAACAGCAAAAAACCTTTATTCGCGATTATTTAGGACCAACATTTCAAGCAGAAAACATTGCCACTAAAATCATTCTGTTTGATCATAACTTAGATCACCCTGAATATCCGATTTCAATTTTAAATGATGCGGCTACTAAAAGTTATATCGACGGTTCTGCGTTTCACTTATACGAAGGTAAAATCGATAATATGTCTTTAGTTCACAATGCGCATCCTGATAAAAATGTTTATTTCACAGAACAATGGATTCAAGCGCCTGGAGATTTTTATTCAGATATAAGATGGCATATTAGAGAATTAATTGTTGGAGCACCAAGAAACTGGAGTAAAACTGTTTTAGAATGGAATTTAGCTGCAGATCCAAATAATAATCCACATACAGACGGTGGATGCACCGAATGCTTAGGCGCCATTACCATTGACGGAAATACTGTAGAAAGAAATCCTGCTTATTACATTATTGCTCATGCCTCAAAATTTGTTCCGGCTGGTTCTGTTAGAATAGAATCTAATTATTCTACAGAATTCCCAAATGTTGCTTATAAAACGCCTGAAGACAACATTGTGGTCATTGTATTAAATAACTCTGATACACAAAAAACATTTAACCTAAACACACCTCAAGAACCCATTACAGCGATACTACCAGCTGGATCTGTTGGAACCTTCGTATGGTAA